The Streptomyces achromogenes DNA segment TCCGGTCCACCTCGGCCGGGCTGGCGGCCGTGGTCGCGGTGCCCGTCGTCGTCGTGCCCCTCGTACAGAAGGCCGTGGAGAGCGCGTCCGTGCGGGCGGCCGCCGGACTCCCGATGCGGTTGCGCGAGACGCTTCTGGTGCAGTGGCCCTTCGGGGGCGAGCGATATGTGGACGCCGCGGCGCGCGTGCTCGGCCAACCCGTCGGCGGGGCAATGACGTTGTCCCTGGCCGCGCTGCTGTGCGCGTATCTGCTCACGACCCTGCGCGGCAGGGTCCGATGACGACCGTCCGGACCCAACCGATCCCCACGTGTGCGCAACTCCCCGGAGAAAGCCCATTTCTTTCCGATAAGGCGTCAATTGCGACGGGGTGAGCGATCACCCTTTCGTGTGCTTTTCACCAAAGACCTCAAGGGAGTTGGAAACAGCGCCGACAAAGGATCCGTGAGTACCCTTGCGCACACCATGATGACCGCCGCCCGCTCCGCCGACTCCGGTCTGGCCGGCCCGGGCGAACTCGACCGCTATCCCTACGCCGAGGCCCCCGTCACCGACCGCGTCGGAGCCTCCGTCTGGGAGGCCGCGGAGCCCGAGCTGGGCCGCGTGGGCCGCCGCTCCACGGGGAACCGCGGGCGTGGGCTGCACGGCCAGCTCGTCCAGCAGCTGGGGCAGATGATCGTCTCGGGCGACCTGGGCGCCGACCGCCCCCTGGTGCCCGAGGAGATCGGCCAGCGGTTCGAGGTGTCCCGTACCGTCGTCCGTGAGTCGCTGCGCGTCCTGGAGGCCAAGGGCCTGGTCAGCGCCCGTCCGAACGTCGGCACGCGGGTGCGTCCCGTGAGCGACTGGAATCTTCTCGACCCGGACATCATCGAGTGGCGCGCCTACGGCCCCCAGCGCGACGACCAGCGGCGCGAGCTGAGCGAGCTGCGCTGGACGATCGAGCCGCTGGCCGCCCGCCTCGCCGCCGGGCACGGGCGGGAGGACGTCCAGCAACGGCTGTCCGACATGGTCGAGATCATGGCCCACGCGATTACGCAGGGTGATGTGCTCACCTACTCCCGGGCCGACACCGAGTTCCACTCGCTGCTCATCCAGGTCGCGGGCAACCGCATGCTGGAGCACCTTTCCGGGATCGTGTCGTCCGCCCTGCAGGTCTCCGGTGGTCCGGTCACGGGCTGTGAGCGGCCCAACGACGCCTCGCTGGCCCACCACGGCCGGATCGTCGACGCCCTGGCCGCGGGCGACGGCACGGCGGCCGAGGTGGCCACGCGCCAGCTTCTCATGGTGCACCCCGAGGTGGAGCGCGTCGTGCCGGCGCCGCGCGAGCACTGACCCGCAGTCCTCGGGCGGGACCGTCCGGGATGTCTTCCCCCTCCTGCGCCGGCCTCGGCCCGGCATACCCGCACTCCCGTCGGACCCCGCAGAAACCCGTCACGGGAACTGCGGGGTCCGACGGTCTGCGTGGCGGGATTTGGTGGCGGAGGTGTGGGTAGACACCACGGGTGACCTCCTCTGCCCGTGTCTGACCGTTTTTGAACGCTTACGGGGTGTGACTCGGGCCACGAAGATTGGGCGTAACGCTTGTGGAAACAACGCGATGACCTAAGAGGTGACAGCCGCAGAGGGAATACGGACGCCGTTCAAGGCGCTGTGCATCCTCCCGGCCCCCGCCCGCGCCGTCGGCCCGTTCCCAGGCCGGTGGTCGGCTCCAGTCCGTCGTGGACGGGGCCGGAAGCCGTTTTCCAACGTTCCGAGAGGTTGTTCGTGTCGGCCAGCACATCCCGTACGCTCCCGCCGGAGATCGCCGAGTCCGTCTCTGTCATGGCGCTCATTGAGCGGGGAAAGGCTGAGGGGCAGATCGCCGGCGACGATGTGCGTCGGGCCTTCGAAGCTGACCAGATTCCGGCCACTCAGTGGAAGAACGTACTGCGCAGCCTCAACCAGATCCTCGAGGAAGAGGGTGTGACGCTGATGGTCAGTGCCGCGGAGCCCAAGCGCACCCGAAAGAGCGTCGCAGCGAAGAGTCCGGCCAAGCGCACCGCCACCAAGACGGTCGCGGCGAAGACGGTGACCACGCGGAAGACCACCGCTGACACCGCCCCGGCCACCCCGGCCGCACCTGCTGTGGACGACCCCGCAGAAGAAGAAGCCGCCCCCGCCAAGAAGGCGGCTGCCAAGAAGACCACGACGGCCAAGAAGGCGGTCGCGAAGAAGACCGTCGCGGCCAAGAAGACGGCGGCCAAGAAGACCGCCGGCAAGAAGGACGACGGCGAGCCGGTCGAGGAAGAAGCCCTCGAGGACGCCCCCAAGACGGGCGACGAGCCCGAGGGCACCGAGAGCGCCGGCTTCGTCCTCTCCGACGACGACGAGGACGACGCGCCGGCCCAGCAGGTGGCCGCCGCGGGCGCAACCGCCGACCCGGTCAAGGACTACCTCAAGCAGATCGGCAAGGTCCCGCTGCTCAACGCCGAGCAGGAGGTCGAACTCGCCAAGCGCATCGAGGCCGGTCTCTTCGCCGAGGACAAGCTGGCCAACGCCGACAAGCTCGCACCCAAGCTCAAGCGCGAGCTGGAGATCATCGCGGAGGACGGCCGCCGCGCCAAGAACCACCTCCTGGAGGCCAACCTCCGTCTGGTGGTGTCCCTGGCCAAGCGGTACACCGGCCGCGGCATGCTCTTCCTGGACCTCATCCAGGAGGGCAACCTCGGTCTCATCCGCGCGGTCGAGAAGTTCGACTACACCAAGGGCTACAAGTTCTCCACGTACGCCACCTGGTGGATCCGGCAGGCGATCACCCGCGCGATGGCCGACCAGGCCCGCACCATCCGCATCCCGGTGCACATGGTCGAGGTCATCAACAAGCTCGCGCGCGTGCAGCGTCAGATGCTCCAGGACCTGGGTCGCGAGCCCACGCCGGAGGAGCTGGCCAAGGAACTCGACATGACCCCCGAGAAGGTCATCGAGGTCCAGAAGTACGGCCGTGAGCCCATCTCGCTGCACACCCCGCTGGGCGAGGACGGCGACAGCGAGTTCGGTGACCTCATCGAGGACTCCGAGGCCGTCGTGCCGGCGGACGCGGTCAGCTTCACGCTTCTGCAGGAGCAGCTGCACTCGGTCCTCGACACCCTGTCCGAGCGCGAGGCGGGCGTCGTCTCGATGCGGTTCGGTCTCACCGACGGTCAGCCGAAGACC contains these protein-coding regions:
- a CDS encoding RNA polymerase sigma factor: MSASTSRTLPPEIAESVSVMALIERGKAEGQIAGDDVRRAFEADQIPATQWKNVLRSLNQILEEEGVTLMVSAAEPKRTRKSVAAKSPAKRTATKTVAAKTVTTRKTTADTAPATPAAPAVDDPAEEEAAPAKKAAAKKTTTAKKAVAKKTVAAKKTAAKKTAGKKDDGEPVEEEALEDAPKTGDEPEGTESAGFVLSDDDEDDAPAQQVAAAGATADPVKDYLKQIGKVPLLNAEQEVELAKRIEAGLFAEDKLANADKLAPKLKRELEIIAEDGRRAKNHLLEANLRLVVSLAKRYTGRGMLFLDLIQEGNLGLIRAVEKFDYTKGYKFSTYATWWIRQAITRAMADQARTIRIPVHMVEVINKLARVQRQMLQDLGREPTPEELAKELDMTPEKVIEVQKYGREPISLHTPLGEDGDSEFGDLIEDSEAVVPADAVSFTLLQEQLHSVLDTLSEREAGVVSMRFGLTDGQPKTLDEIGKVYGVTRERIRQIESKTMSKLRHPSRSQVLRDYLD
- a CDS encoding FadR/GntR family transcriptional regulator, which codes for MSTLAHTMMTAARSADSGLAGPGELDRYPYAEAPVTDRVGASVWEAAEPELGRVGRRSTGNRGRGLHGQLVQQLGQMIVSGDLGADRPLVPEEIGQRFEVSRTVVRESLRVLEAKGLVSARPNVGTRVRPVSDWNLLDPDIIEWRAYGPQRDDQRRELSELRWTIEPLAARLAAGHGREDVQQRLSDMVEIMAHAITQGDVLTYSRADTEFHSLLIQVAGNRMLEHLSGIVSSALQVSGGPVTGCERPNDASLAHHGRIVDALAAGDGTAAEVATRQLLMVHPEVERVVPAPREH